The Stigmatopora argus isolate UIUO_Sarg chromosome 6, RoL_Sarg_1.0, whole genome shotgun sequence region AGCAAATTACACGTCTGCGGGGGTGAAGGAGAGAGGAAGGGCGTAAGCTTCTTCTTCTGACGGCCATTTTCTAAAAGTTAATTGGCAATTTCTTTTTGTAATTGACAGCGCGTAACTCTTGTTTTAATGCCGTAACCTCGActgcttctattttttttaattcattaattttgtaAACATAATTTACAAGCTACCACGGTTCAGGCTAATGAGTCTTGCATGAAATTTATTGACAAGTTAGCAAACAATTAATTTTGAGAAATATAAGGTAACCCAAAAGTTTTGGGGATtagttatttaaatattttttaagttgaAATATACACACAATTGCTTATTTTGGTTTACCTTAAATTATGCTGGAGAACAATAGATTAACTGCTTTTTTGTCTAATAACCCTAATCTGGCAACCCCAGATTTTCAGCCAGATGATTAGTTAGAGAACCCTTTTTGTAGCTTTTTTGGGCATACTTCAGATTTTTAAACCGTTAAATTAACAGTATATCATTTGTGATAAACTAAAATATTTACTAAACCAACAATATCAATTAATCAAAGGAATACAAAATATTCTAGGAATTACCTGTTTCAAATTTAATACCCTCCTTTAGGTTCCCCAGCCCTGATAATCATGAATATAAAAGTTTACATACCCTTATTCAAATGTAAAACTGAGGGGAGGTAAAAGTATAGAAAACAATGTTCCTACTTTTTCCCCCAATACTTTTGTAGGTTATTGGTCATGAGTAGTGGAAAaagttttgggaaaaaaaaacaaaattgaactGGGGTGTGTATACTTTTCCTATCCACCTCCTGTTTGGGCCTTTTTGCACATGGACTCACTCTTATTGCTGCTGACATTTAGGTTGGTAGCAACCTAAAGCGAGCCTAACTGcccaaaattggaaaaaaatgtcagtagTGACGGCCATCCACAACGTAAATGTCTACCATTATGATACAAAATGCAAACATTGTCTACAGTGCGACGACCGGATGAAATGGACGAAATGAAAAGTCCTTGTCAAGCAGTTAGACGGCATCCGTGTAGCTTCAAGTAAATACAGCGTGTTGGCGGATGTATGACGCCATCGTCACAAAAAGCATGCTTTCCAAATGGGCGCGGTGGCTCATTTGAAATTGGATTTCCTCTGCAAACTCAAAACGGGAAGTTCTTTTTCAGTCCTGAGCTCCATCGCCCTCAAGTGCCTATCACCAGTGACTCGAGTGGAACGTTAACCCAGACGAGGACTAAATGCTCAAAGGACTTTGAAGCGCTGACTTTCAGGCTTAAATCCTGTAAAATGGCAGTAGACGGTCCACAAAATAGCAACCATTTTGACCGTGAAACCTGGAAAACCCTGCACCCTTAGTTTTCGGGACAACTGGACGGGAAAATTCAGTGATCAGTTTTTACACGCGATACCCCAAATTCTGGCAGTTTTCAAAGTTGGAAACCTTTCGTGGAAATTAACTCGGAAAAGTGATAATCGTATATGGTGCAAGTATTTAGGCCATGTAAACCATACATTTATACACTGTTTACTATATTGGGGCTTACAATGTGATGTTGGTGTATGCTtggttttaaatgaccaaaagtaATCATTTGCCTGGTAAAGGGTTAAATCTTGACATCCATTGAGCAAGATATGATGTTACCGCAGTACTTTTGAGTGGCAGTCCATTTATGAGTGTCAATATTTACGGTTGAGTTTGAAGTAATTCCCACGGAAAGTTTCCACTTTGGAAAATTTCCAAGCTTTTCCAAGTCTCTCTCATCCAGAAATTGTAAAACGGCACCATTGAGTCAGTCTCAAAGCCTGAGTGTGTCCTGAACAAGTATGAAAAGTACCTTCGGCAATGACACTGATTCTCCCTCACAGGTTCCCGTTCTCctctgaggttttttttattaaatttttctaGTGCAGACGGAATTTCTTTTGAGTGTAATGCGTGTGTGGTTGTGCGTTTGAAAGGGAGTGGGCGGTTCTATAGGTTTTCCCCCGGTTGATATTGGGGTTCCGTGGAGGTGAAGTAGTCCTCCAAAAAGCCCTGGAGATACTCAAAAGTGGGTCTCTCCTCCGGGTCCTTCCGCCAGCAGGACAGCATGAGCTCGTGCAGGGAACCGGGACACTCGGACGGGCATGGCATCCGGTAGCCGCGCTCCACTTGGTCTAGGACTTCGCGATTCACCatgcctgtaaaaaaataaaataaaattaaaataggcGCATTGAACAAATGTGATTGCGGGTAGGAAATTAAGCCATTATCTGATTTTGTGGTGCCTTTgctgaaaaaatgaaaacattaaatTCTACACTataaatgagctacaaagtgtcCATTAGGCAGAACCCAGCAGGCCGGATTGGACCTCCTAGTGGGCCATTTTTGGCCCGCTGGCTGcacatttgacacccctggtctagaataTTTGCGAGGCAATAATGCTCAAATCATGTGGCAGTTCATCTACTCTATAGACACATAGcgatccacacaaaaaaaaaaaaactccactcGCAAATCTACTGCACACCGCTGTAGTAATGTGGCTTTACCTGGATAAGGAACTCGTCCTTTAGTTGCTAGCTCCGTCAGCAGAACCCCGAAGGACCACACGTCCGACTTGATGGTGAAACGCCCGTAAAGAGCAGCTTCAGGCGCTGTCCACTTGATAGGGAATTTCGCTCCTAAATCGTCACGGAGAAAACGCTCTAATTAACGCAGTTAAATCCCaaaatcttatctcattttctgaaccgctttatcctcactagggttgaggggggtgctggagcccatcccagctgactcggggCCAGacgcaagggacaccctgaattcgtggccagccaatcgcagggcacaaggagacaaacaaccattcacgttcagactcatacctaggggcattttagagtgtccaatcagcctaccatgcatgtctttggaatgtgggaggaaaccggagtacccggagaaaacccacgtaggcccggggagaacatgcaaactccacacaggtggatcgacctggatttgaaccagggtctcccactgtgaggcaccCACCGGGCTTAAATCCTAAAATTTAACATTAAAAGcgccatttttgggggaatcgATTCACACAAGGGTTGATTGGGTAGGGTGAATGaacctctcagtcaaaatggattcaaagtCTATTGTCCTCAATGGCCCTAAATCGATCGGTTAAGTTGAAAGATAAACCTACCCTGTCTGGCAGTGTACTCGTTGTCTTCAATGAGTCTGGCAAGACCAAAATCGGCCACCTTGCACACCAGGTTGTCTCCCACCAGGATGTTGGCGGCGCGCAGGTCTCGGTGCACGTAGTTCATCCTTTCCACGTACGCCATCCCTGCTGCGATCTgaagaaagcaaaagcaaaaaaaaaactggatgaaTACAGTTACCAAGCCGGAAAAGTGGAATTACGTGACAGAAGCCCAACCTGAGCTGCCATGTCCACCAGTTGAGGAAGGCGAAGCATTTTGCCCGCCTCTCCTTTAAGGAAGTCCAGTAGGCTGCCTGTGTTGGCGAGATCCAAACGCAATTGTCAAGAAGTTATATATTAAGAAGCAGTCCCCTAGTAAAATGTTCCCAGAGATGACGCTTCCAAAGTTGTGGTGCAAGGCGTGAGAACATTTTCACGTTGTAACACAAAACCTTCATGATAAACGTGAAGTGTATCCAGATACCATTCTTAATGGACCTAATCCACCAAGTGAACCCATGACAATGAAATTAAACGGAACATTTTTGTTCAGATTATAGTCCTCAAATTATGAATCACCCTGGCTCATGTACTCCGTGACAATGTAGATGGGTTCTTCGGACACCACGGCGTAGAGTTGGACCAGCTTCTCGTGCCGGAGCTTTTTCATGACCTGCGCTTCCTGCAGGAAAGCCTCTGGCGACATGGTTCCCGGCTTCAGGGTCTTGATGGCCACCCGCGTGGTACCGTTCCACGTGCCtgacaaaaaaagccaaaagcTTTGAAATCCTACAACCGGTTGGAATTCACGACGTGGCATTCCGCAAACTTCTTCTTACCCATCCAAACCTCTCCGAAGCAGCCCTGACCAAGTTTCAGGTCTAGGCGGAGGGACTCCCGCGGGATCTCCCAGGCGTCCCGAGCCAGTCCCTGCGTCTGAGGCTTGGCCACCGGGCACACGTCAGTCAGGGCGTGGCACAACCCGTCCGAGTGCTCTGGAAGACGAGCGGGGTGAGACGGGGGAGAGCTTTTGGCTTTTGGAGCGTACTCACTGCGATAATGGAAGACGAGCTGCTGCAGGCTGGTGAACTGCGTGCGCGACGTGATGTAGAAGCCGCCGCTGTCCAGCTTCCTGATTTTGTAATGTTTCACATTCAGGCCTTTGGTGTTGTCATAATCCAGCACCGACAGGCAGTACGCTCCTGTGATGGGGGTTACGCATAGTTTAGTGGAACAATAAGATCGCATCAGGCGTTTGGGACAGCTGCTCTGCTTTCCCAACAGCTGTGCTGGGTTAAGTCCCCTATAGGAGCCTCAAGAATGCACTAGTGTCATTTGGTCTAATGTGGATGCGCTTGGCTTTTATTTAGGAGAATGTCGTACAGGACTTTCTTTGGCCATTTCTCCCCAATGAACAAAGCATATATAGCTAACCAACTTTCTCTAGATACGTCACCCTCTTTTATGTGTCTTAGGTGGATTGTAACTGAAAAGACTAATTTCCATGAATGGACACATTCTgactatccattcattcataacTTGATAAGTTCCACTTCGGCATTAGGCGAAACAAGATGAAGCAATTCCTTCTGGAGGAGGTCATTCTTGATGAAAAggcggtggaaaaaaaatgctaattaaaTTTCCTCCAACACAAAATATCAAACTAGTAAAACTCCAActcccccccccaccccttcgTAGTGAGGgccaattaaaaacaatgacGCCACCTTTTTGAGATGACTCATACTTCTTAATCAGCCTGACTCAATTCGGGCAAAATGCGACATACCTGTCACCATTTGACTTCTAACAAAGATTaagccccccaaccccccctgCCCCCTCCTTCCTTTCGATGTCATTCCACCCCTCCAGCTTCATCTTCCTCTTTCACAACGGACTGGCGCTTGTAGCCAGGAGGGAATGGCAGCACCCTCGTCGGCTGACCTACTTCTGACACTGTGATTCACAGCCCCCCCTCCACCTCGCCACACGCGCTTCCTtcaaaaacaaccccccccctaCATGCAACCCCGAAAGATGACAACCAAGCAGAAACGCCACCACGGGCCGGGAGAACAAAGGCGCCTGGGAATGACGTAATGACCAACTGGTGGCTTTTACAAATTGGCTCCCCGAAGAGCTCGTGCAGAAGTTCACCAGGGGAGGATGAGAAAATATAATTTCCTACTTTCTGGTCATTAGAATGCTCAGCGTGGGCCAACTGGGAAGCTGAGGTTTGAACGCGGTAGTCGATAACGGCGTTGCGTTCCCAGAGCTACATTTTTTCGCATATTTTGTTCTCGTGGTAAGCCACTTATTTCAACTGATTATTTGCCATTTATGtgccggacgtccaatccattccgaCTGGGAGGTCGAGCAGCGATCATTCGCCATCGACGGCACGGAAACATGAGCGCACGCAGCCAGTCgtctcagtttaaatgaattgacgATGACAGGCAATGAGATAAATACTATTAACTTGCgaaaaaaagaattgaaaatGTTACTTTGGGCCTTAACCAGTGTGTATTTCATGAGCttagtttttattaacattgtataCATTTACTTTGATTCCTAAGATTTCTGAATGACTAAAAATAGCCACTTGCTTTATAAAGGCCTTATTTGTCAACTTTAGAAAAGCTGTCCACTTTCCTTAAAAGGATTAAAAGTAGTTGTCATCAAGTGAAAGGAAA contains the following coding sequences:
- the LOC144075234 gene encoding proto-oncogene tyrosine-protein kinase Src-like isoform X1, whose product is MGGVKSKPKEPGQRSMSVDGTIGTGSDSGHFHHLGPAQQTQTPNRSPAVGTGRRGYQGYQHAPANTPELALFGGVDRMGAVTSPQRGPLSGGVTTFVALYDYESRTASDLTFRKGDRLQIVNNTKKYSFREGDWWLARSLTTGESGYIPSNYVAPSDSIQAEEYIARRLTFLTARPTDSSTFFFARWYFGKITRRDSERILLNLQNRRGTFLVRESETTKGAYCLSVLDYDNTKGLNVKHYKIRKLDSGGFYITSRTQFTSLQQLVFHYRKHSDGLCHALTDVCPVAKPQTQGLARDAWEIPRESLRLDLKLGQGCFGEVWMGTWNGTTRVAIKTLKPGTMSPEAFLQEAQVMKKLRHEKLVQLYAVVSEEPIYIVTEYMSQGSLLDFLKGEAGKMLRLPQLVDMAAQIAAGMAYVERMNYVHRDLRAANILVGDNLVCKVADFGLARLIEDNEYTARQGAKFPIKWTAPEAALYGRFTIKSDVWSFGVLLTELATKGRVPYPGMVNREVLDQVERGYRMPCPSECPGSLHELMLSCWRKDPEERPTFEYLQGFLEDYFTSTEPQYQPGENL
- the LOC144075234 gene encoding proto-oncogene tyrosine-protein kinase Src-like isoform X4, which encodes MGGVKSKPKEPGQRSMSVDGTIGTGSDSGHFHHLGPAQQTQTPNRSPAVGTGRRGYQGYQHAPANTPELALFGGVDRMGAVTSPQRGPLSGGVTTFVALYDYESRTASDLTFRKGDRLQIVNNTEGDWWLARSLTTGESGYIPSNYVAPSDSIQAEEWYFGKITRRDSERILLNLQNRRGTFLVRESETTKGAYCLSVLDYDNTKGLNVKHYKIRKLDSGGFYITSRTQFTSLQQLVFHYRKHSDGLCHALTDVCPVAKPQTQGLARDAWEIPRESLRLDLKLGQGCFGEVWMGTWNGTTRVAIKTLKPGTMSPEAFLQEAQVMKKLRHEKLVQLYAVVSEEPIYIVTEYMSQGSLLDFLKGEAGKMLRLPQLVDMAAQIAAGMAYVERMNYVHRDLRAANILVGDNLVCKVADFGLARLIEDNEYTARQGAKFPIKWTAPEAALYGRFTIKSDVWSFGVLLTELATKGRVPYPGMVNREVLDQVERGYRMPCPSECPGSLHELMLSCWRKDPEERPTFEYLQGFLEDYFTSTEPQYQPGENL
- the LOC144075234 gene encoding proto-oncogene tyrosine-protein kinase Src-like isoform X3; this encodes MGGVKSKPKEPGQRSMSVDGTIGTGSDSGHFHHLGPAQQTQTPNRSPAVGTGRRGYQGYQHAPANTPELALFGGVDRMGAVTSPQRGPLSGGVTTFVALYDYESRTASDLTFRKGDRLQIVNNTKKYSFREGDWWLARSLTTGESGYIPSNYVAPSDSIQAEEWYFGKITRRDSERILLNLQNRRGTFLVRESETTKGAYCLSVLDYDNTKGLNVKHYKIRKLDSGGFYITSRTQFTSLQQLVFHYRKHSDGLCHALTDVCPVAKPQTQGLARDAWEIPRESLRLDLKLGQGCFGEVWMGTWNGTTRVAIKTLKPGTMSPEAFLQEAQVMKKLRHEKLVQLYAVVSEEPIYIVTEYMSQGSLLDFLKGEAGKMLRLPQLVDMAAQIAAGMAYVERMNYVHRDLRAANILVGDNLVCKVADFGLARLIEDNEYTARQGAKFPIKWTAPEAALYGRFTIKSDVWSFGVLLTELATKGRVPYPGMVNREVLDQVERGYRMPCPSECPGSLHELMLSCWRKDPEERPTFEYLQGFLEDYFTSTEPQYQPGENL
- the LOC144075234 gene encoding proto-oncogene tyrosine-protein kinase Src-like isoform X2; amino-acid sequence: MGGVKSKPKEPGQRSMSVDGTIGTGSDSGHFHHLGPAQQTQTPNRSPAVGTGRRGYQGYQHAPANTPELALFGGVDRMGAVTSPQRGPLSGGVTTFVALYDYESRTASDLTFRKGDRLQIVNNTEGDWWLARSLTTGESGYIPSNYVAPSDSIQAEEWYFGKITRRDSERILLNLQNRRGTFLVRESETTKGAYCLSVLDYDNTKGLNVKHYKIRKLDSGGFYITSRTQFTSLQQLVFHYRSEYAPKAKSSPPSHPARLPEHSDGLCHALTDVCPVAKPQTQGLARDAWEIPRESLRLDLKLGQGCFGEVWMGTWNGTTRVAIKTLKPGTMSPEAFLQEAQVMKKLRHEKLVQLYAVVSEEPIYIVTEYMSQGSLLDFLKGEAGKMLRLPQLVDMAAQIAAGMAYVERMNYVHRDLRAANILVGDNLVCKVADFGLARLIEDNEYTARQGAKFPIKWTAPEAALYGRFTIKSDVWSFGVLLTELATKGRVPYPGMVNREVLDQVERGYRMPCPSECPGSLHELMLSCWRKDPEERPTFEYLQGFLEDYFTSTEPQYQPGENL